A genomic stretch from Rhineura floridana isolate rRhiFlo1 chromosome 18, rRhiFlo1.hap2, whole genome shotgun sequence includes:
- the RPS15 gene encoding small ribosomal subunit protein uS19, with amino-acid sequence MAMFFHLKSPQRAWTEQRIPSLFFFIYFFAPGTRTLSRYQEAPVRELGLFPEKTAAKMAEVEQKKKRTFRKFTYRGVDLDQLLDMSYEQLMQLYSARQRRRLNRGLRRKQHSLLKRLRKAKKDAPPMEKPEVVKTHLRDMIILPEMVGSMVGVYNGKTFNQVEIKPEMIGHYLGEFSITYKPVKHGRPGIGATHSSRFIPLK; translated from the exons CCCGCAGAGGGCGTGGACTGAGCAGAGAATTCCttccctatttttttttatttatttttttgcgcCCGGAACTCGCACGCTCTCGCGATACCAAGAGGCGCCTGTGCGGGAGCTCGGCCTTTTCCCGGAGAAGACAGCAGCCAAGATG GCGGAAGTGGAGCAGAAGAAGAAGCGTACCTTCCGGAAGTTCACCTACCGGGGTGTTGACCTGGATCAGCTCCTGGACATGTCCTA CGAGCAACTGATGCAGCTCTACAGCGCCCGCCAGCGCCGGCGGCTGAATCGGGGCCTGCGCCGCAAGCAGCACTCTCTCCTGAAGCGCCTCCGCAAGGCGAAGAAAGACGCTCCGCCCATGGAGAAGCCGGAGGTGGTCAAGACCCATTTGCGTGACATGATCATTCTTCCAGAGATGGTGGGCAGCATGGTCGGCGTGTACAACGGGAAAACTTTCAACCAGGTGGAAATCAAG CCTGAAATGATTGGGCACTACTTGGGAGAATTTTCCATCACTTACAAGCCTGTGAAGCACGGCCGGCCTGGAATTGGGGCCACCCACTCATCTCGGTTCATTCCTCTGAAGTGA
- the LOC133372769 gene encoding gap junction beta-5 protein-like has translation MESEALMTLLSGTSRQVHRLCRAGLSFLTVLRLGSLALGAKTLWRDEMADLQCNSTSQGCILSCFDKAFPISPFNLFLLQAASLLTHGVACACIFHSPRCQGKSGWWRGPLHGKSHGLRLHWVSLLAKALLEGIFLMAFHGLYSRYPSGLRCPLSVTCPKAVLCAIQYANWKDTFNLFVAGMTWVSVALCLVALYPAIAETLRPPSSPLKNQLARPFLVSHP, from the coding sequence ATGGAGTCCGAAGCCTTAATGACGCTGCTGAGTGGGACCAGCAGGCAGGTGCATAGGCTGTGTCGAGCCGGCCTGTCCTTCCTCACAGTGCTCCGGCTCGGATCGCTGGCGCTGGGGGCCAAGACCCTATGGCGAGACGAGATGGCCGACCTGCAGTGCAATTCCACCTCGCAGGGCTGCATCTTGTCTTGCTTCGACAAGGCCTTCCCCATCTCCCCTTTCAACCTCTTTCTGCTGCAGGCGGCTAGCCTCCTGACGCATGGGGTGGCCTGCGCTTGCATCTTCCACTCGCCTAGGTGCCAGGGGAAAAGTGGCTGGTGGCGCGGCCCACTCCACGGCAAGAGCCACGGGCTGCGGCTGCATTGGGTCAGTCTCTTGGCGAAGGCCCTCCTGGAAGGAATCTTTCTGATGGCGTTCCACGGCCTCTACAGTCGCTATCCATCAGGGCTCCGCTGCCCTCTGTCAGTCACCTGCCCCAAAGCTGTGCTGTGCGCCATCCAGTATGCCAACTGGAAAGACACATTCAACCTTTTTGTAGCTGGGATGACCTGGGTGTCCGTCGCGCTGTGCCTTGTCGCCCTGTACCCGGCAATTGCCGAAACCCTTCGGCCTCCATCAAGCCCTCTGAAAAATCAACTGGCACGCCCCTTTTTAGTCTCACATCCTTGA